The DNA sequence CCGGCACTTTCTGGGAGAAGCCGACGATCAACTCCTTCGAGTCGGGGATGGAACTCTACAAGCCGACGATCGCCGCCGTGCACGGGCCGTGTGTCGGTTACGGGCTGACCGGTGTGCTGTTCTGCGACTTCGTGATTGCCTCCACCGATGCGACGTTCAGCTACCCCGAGGTGCGGCTGGGTGTCCCGACCATCGTCGGGGCGATCCGGCTGCCGGGCCGGGTCGGCTGGGCCAACGCCATGGAACTGTTGCTCACCGGCCGGCCCATCGACGCCGAGCGGGCCAAGGAGATCGGACTGGTGTGGCGGCTGGTCGAGCCCACCGACCTGCTGGCCGAGGCGACCGCCTGGGCGCGGACCCTCACCGAGGCCGCACCGCTGGCTCAGCGCGCCACCAAGGAGGTGGCATGGCGCACCGCCGATATGGGCTGGATCGAATCGGTGCGCTTCGGTGAGGTGATGCGCAAGGTCGCCGGCGCCACCGAGGACGTTGCCGAAGGTTTGGCCGCCCGGCGCGACAAGCGTCCACCCCAGTGGAAAGCGCGCTGAGGCCTGTTCAGT is a window from the Mycolicibacterium anyangense genome containing:
- a CDS encoding enoyl-CoA hydratase/isomerase family protein yields the protein MSLVTYELRDHVATITMNRPEARNAINGAMRTALNDAWDRFRGDEDAWVAILTANGDVFCAGSDLKDGAGSVGTFAGTFWEKPTINSFESGMELYKPTIAAVHGPCVGYGLTGVLFCDFVIASTDATFSYPEVRLGVPTIVGAIRLPGRVGWANAMELLLTGRPIDAERAKEIGLVWRLVEPTDLLAEATAWARTLTEAAPLAQRATKEVAWRTADMGWIESVRFGEVMRKVAGATEDVAEGLAARRDKRPPQWKAR